One part of the Prionailurus bengalensis isolate Pbe53 chromosome B2, Fcat_Pben_1.1_paternal_pri, whole genome shotgun sequence genome encodes these proteins:
- the HS3ST5 gene encoding heparan sulfate glucosamine 3-O-sulfotransferase 5 has product MLFKQQAWLRQKLLVLGSLAVGSLLYLVARVGSLDRLQPICPIEGRFGARSQAEFPLRALQFKRGLLHEFRKGNTSKEQVRLHDLVQQLPKAIIIGVRKGGTRALLEMLNLHPAVVKASQEIHFFDNDENYAKGIEWYRKKMPFSYPQQITIEKSPAYFITEEVPERIYKMNSSIKLLIIVREPTTRAISDYTQVLEGKERKNKTYYKFEKLAIDPNTCEVNTKYKAVRTSIYTKHLERWLKYFPIEQFHIVDGDRLITEPLPELQLVEKFLNLPPRISQYNLYFNATRGFYCLRFNIIFNKCLAGSKGRIHPEVDPSVITKLRKFFHPFNQKFYQITGRTLNWP; this is encoded by the exons ATGCTATTCAAACAGCAGGCGTGGCTGAGACAGAAGCTCCTGGTGCTGGGAAGCCTTGCCGTTGGGAGTCTCCTGTATCTAGTCGCCAGAGTTGGGAGCTTGGATAG gCTACAACCCATTTGCCCCATCGAAGGACGATTCGGAGCCCGCAGCCAGGCCGAATTCCCTCTCCGCGCCCTGCAGTTTAAGCGGGGCCTGCTGCACGAGTTCCGGAAGGGCAATACTTCCAAGGAGCAAGTTCGCCTTCATGACCTGGTCCAGCAGCTCCCCAAGGCCATTATCATTGGGGTGAGGAAAGGAGGCACAAGGGCCCTGCTTGAGATGCTGAACCTCCATCCAGCGGTGGTCAAAGCCTCTCAAGAAATCCACTTTTTTGACAATGATGAGAATTATGCCAAGGGAATTGAGTGGTATAGGAAAAAGATGCCTTTTTCCTACCCGCAGCAAATCACAATTGAAAAGAGCCCAGCATATTTTATCACGGAGGAGGTTCCGGAAAGGATTTACAAAATGAACTCATCCATCAAGTTGTTGATCATTGTCAGGGAGCCAACCACAAGAGCTATTTCTGATTACACTCAGGTGctagaggggaaggagaggaagaataaAACTTACTACAAGTTTGAGAAGCTGGCAATAGACCCAAATACCTGCGAAGTGAACACAAAATACAAGGCGGTAAGAACCAGCATCTACACCAAACATCTGGAAAGGTGGTTAAAATACTTTCCGATTGAGCAATTTCACATTGTGGACGGAGATCGCCTCATCACGGAACCTCTGCCAGAACTTCAGCTTGTGGAGAAGTTCCTAAATCTTCCCCCGAGGATAAGTCAATACAATTTATATTTCAATGCTACCAGAGGGTTTTACTGCTTGCGATTTAACATTATCTTTAATAAGTGCCTGGCGGGCAGCAAGGGACGCATTCATCCAGAGGTGGACCCCTCTGTCATAACCAAATTGCGCAAATTTTTTCACCCTTTCAATCAAAAATTTTACCAGATCACTGGGAGGACATTGAACTGGCCCTAA